Proteins encoded together in one Thermoplasmatales archaeon BRNA1 window:
- a CDS encoding Pyruvate:ferredoxin oxidoreductase-related 2-oxoacid:ferredoxin oxidoreductase, beta subunit has protein sequence MSAPLTLKELNKDIPDRLASGHRLCAGCAEGIIARQILMGTDKDVIVSCSTGCFEVSTTIFPYTSWNVPMIHTAFGNGAAGCAGVETAYRSLKRQGKIDKDIKFVNFAGDGATYDIGLQALSGAMERGHDMLFVCLNNEAYMNTGIQSSSATAKGASTTTSWNGAVAYGKKEASKDVTAIMVAHNIPYVAQVAPHNWKDLVGKARKAFECGGPSFINALSPCPRGWRFDSKDTISISKLAVETCVWPLFEVVDGEYALSSESQRIADGKVEKKPITDWIDAQGRFKHLKDERWSNIVEEIQADVDKRWNKLLKLCSL, from the coding sequence ATGAGCGCACCTCTTACACTCAAGGAACTCAACAAGGACATTCCCGACAGGCTCGCCAGCGGACACAGGCTGTGCGCAGGATGCGCCGAGGGAATCATCGCAAGGCAGATCCTCATGGGAACCGACAAGGACGTCATCGTGTCCTGCTCCACCGGTTGCTTCGAGGTCTCCACCACCATCTTCCCCTACACTTCCTGGAACGTCCCCATGATCCACACCGCCTTCGGAAACGGAGCGGCGGGATGCGCCGGGGTCGAGACCGCATACAGGTCCCTCAAGAGGCAGGGCAAGATCGACAAGGACATCAAGTTCGTGAACTTCGCCGGAGACGGTGCCACCTACGACATCGGACTCCAGGCTCTCTCCGGTGCTATGGAGAGGGGACACGACATGCTGTTCGTCTGCCTCAACAACGAGGCGTACATGAACACCGGTATCCAGAGCTCGTCCGCGACCGCCAAGGGAGCCAGCACCACCACCTCCTGGAACGGCGCGGTCGCCTACGGTAAGAAGGAGGCATCCAAGGATGTCACCGCGATCATGGTCGCCCACAACATCCCCTATGTCGCGCAGGTCGCCCCCCACAACTGGAAGGACCTGGTCGGCAAGGCGAGGAAGGCGTTCGAGTGCGGAGGCCCGTCCTTCATCAACGCACTGTCCCCCTGCCCCCGCGGATGGAGGTTCGACTCCAAGGATACCATCAGCATCTCCAAGCTGGCGGTCGAGACCTGCGTCTGGCCCCTCTTCGAGGTCGTCGACGGAGAGTACGCGCTCTCCTCCGAGTCCCAGAGGATCGCCGACGGAAAGGTCGAGAAGAAGCCGATCACCGACTGGATCGATGCCCAGGGCCGCTTCAAGCACCTCAAGGACGAGCGCTGGTCCAACATCGTTGAGGAGATCCAGGCGGACGTCGACAAGCGCTGGAACAAGCTGCTGAAGCTCTGCAGTCTCTGA
- a CDS encoding Pyruvate:ferredoxin oxidoreductase-related 2-oxoacid:ferredoxin oxidoreductase, alpha subunit translates to MSSKVGTDIAINGDGAVALAWKQINPDVVAAYPITPQTIIVEDFSKYVANGEVDTEFIDVESEHSALTLCSTSSSAGARTFTATASQGLAYMWEMLPITAAMRVPVMMAVANRTVSGPININNDHGDVMSARDTGWLSIFAENVQEAYDMSIIGPRIAEHHEVQLPILVNLDGFILTHAIERMTPLDTQHVRDFVGEFKPLYPLLDTDHPVTHNLMDGPLFYFPHKYQMVVAMNKALDVAREVFAEFAKISGREYHMVEEYRCDDADYIAIVLGSSFGTMKQAVDNLRDEGMKVGVAMPRVYRPWPADEIAALCKGKKAVIVMDRHLSIGAYGPMFPEVCASIAVNGKMPEMYNFIYGLGGADTMVSDFMSVYKTVEAGKANTINYLGVKE, encoded by the coding sequence ATGAGCAGCAAGGTCGGAACCGACATCGCAATCAACGGAGACGGAGCGGTCGCCCTCGCATGGAAGCAGATCAACCCCGACGTCGTCGCAGCTTACCCCATCACCCCTCAGACCATCATCGTCGAGGACTTCTCCAAGTACGTCGCCAACGGAGAGGTGGACACCGAGTTCATCGACGTGGAGTCCGAGCACTCCGCGCTCACCCTCTGCTCCACCTCCAGCTCCGCAGGGGCAAGGACCTTCACCGCAACCGCGTCCCAGGGTCTCGCCTACATGTGGGAGATGCTCCCCATCACCGCCGCCATGCGCGTCCCGGTCATGATGGCCGTCGCCAACAGGACCGTCTCCGGACCCATCAACATCAACAACGACCACGGGGACGTCATGTCCGCAAGGGACACCGGATGGCTCTCCATCTTCGCGGAGAACGTCCAGGAGGCCTATGACATGAGCATCATCGGCCCCAGGATCGCAGAGCACCACGAGGTCCAGCTGCCCATCCTTGTCAACCTAGACGGATTCATCCTGACCCATGCCATCGAGAGGATGACCCCCCTCGACACCCAGCATGTCAGGGACTTCGTCGGCGAGTTCAAGCCGCTGTACCCCCTGCTCGACACCGACCACCCCGTCACCCACAACCTGATGGACGGTCCGCTGTTCTACTTCCCCCACAAGTACCAGATGGTCGTCGCCATGAACAAGGCGCTCGACGTCGCAAGGGAGGTATTCGCCGAGTTCGCCAAGATCTCCGGAAGGGAGTACCACATGGTCGAGGAGTACCGCTGTGACGACGCGGACTACATCGCCATCGTCCTCGGATCCAGCTTCGGAACCATGAAGCAGGCCGTCGACAACCTCCGCGACGAGGGAATGAAGGTCGGAGTCGCCATGCCCAGGGTCTACCGCCCCTGGCCCGCCGACGAGATCGCCGCCCTCTGCAAGGGAAAGAAGGCCGTCATCGTCATGGACAGGCACCTCAGCATCGGAGCCTACGGCCCCATGTTCCCCGAGGTCTGTGCATCCATCGCCGTCAACGGCAAGATGCCCGAGATGTACAACTTCATCTACGGACTCGGAGGAGCCGACACCATGGTGTCCGACTTCATGTCCGTGTACAAGACCGTCGAGGCGGGCAAGGCAAACACCATCAACTATCTGGGGGTGAAGGAATGA
- a CDS encoding 2-oxoacid:acceptor oxidoreductase, delta subunit, pyruvate/2-ketoisovalerate family: MVNLADYKEMIIGSRVIEPGNSEKFRTGDWRSQVPVIDKSICISCLSCWIDCPDNCIVVDEDGLVDVKTTHCKGCGICSQVCPKDAITMKEDIA, translated from the coding sequence ATGGTCAACCTAGCCGATTACAAGGAAATGATTATCGGAAGCAGGGTCATCGAGCCCGGAAACTCCGAGAAGTTCCGCACCGGTGACTGGAGATCCCAGGTCCCGGTCATCGACAAATCGATCTGCATCAGCTGCCTCAGCTGCTGGATTGACTGCCCCGACAACTGCATCGTCGTCGACGAGGACGGACTCGTCGACGTCAAGACCACCCACTGCAAGGGATGCGGGATCTGCTCCCAGGTCTGCCCCAAGGATGCCATCACCATGAAGGAGGACATCGCATGA
- a CDS encoding 2-oxoacid:acceptor oxidoreductase, gamma subunit, pyruvate/2-ketoisovalerate family: protein MDTEICWHGRGGQGVVTANEILAESAIYSGKYVKAFPEFGPERMGAPIRAFARISDTPVRVHTQVYEPDIVIVIDPTLIGKVDVAKGLKKGGFILANYEGTSAELQKAIGTTAECHAVKASKIALEEIGKPLVNTSMLGALIKIRPIISYSEMEDHITDKFTGKLSDKLIVKNLTALKRAYDEVE from the coding sequence ATGGATACAGAAATCTGTTGGCACGGAAGAGGAGGTCAGGGAGTCGTTACCGCTAACGAGATCCTTGCCGAATCCGCCATTTATTCTGGAAAGTATGTAAAGGCATTCCCCGAGTTCGGACCCGAGAGGATGGGTGCTCCTATCAGGGCGTTCGCCCGTATCTCCGACACCCCTGTCAGGGTCCACACCCAGGTCTACGAGCCTGACATCGTCATCGTCATCGACCCCACCCTCATCGGAAAGGTCGATGTCGCAAAGGGTCTGAAGAAAGGAGGGTTCATCCTCGCAAACTACGAGGGCACCTCCGCAGAGCTTCAGAAGGCCATCGGCACCACCGCCGAGTGCCATGCCGTCAAGGCATCCAAGATCGCCCTCGAGGAGATCGGAAAGCCCCTTGTCAACACCTCAATGCTCGGAGCGCTCATCAAGATCCGCCCCATCATCTCCTACAGCGAGATGGAGGATCACATCACCGATAAGTTCACCGGGAAGCTCTCCGACAAGCTCATCGTGAAGAACCTTACCGCCCTCAAGAGGGCATACGACGAGGTCGAGTGA